A stretch of the Chanos chanos chromosome 1, fChaCha1.1, whole genome shotgun sequence genome encodes the following:
- the tex36 gene encoding testis-expressed protein 36 yields MDQTGQWKTKGRNYPFSVHDNRVALKDTIDTFDQGLGRRKCLDEQRQHSSHFCLCHDDSMNSLGQKAQDFSVYQTDYPPHQETRGSQKRRFPRDHLEKSGAATVDHSGDVFMWFGRHDSDDRLPLHVLAATNHSLPSQSNHSRHSKN; encoded by the exons atggaCCAGACTGGCCAGTGG aaaacaaaaggcagaaacTATCCGTTTTCAGTCCATGATAACAGGGTTGCGTTAAAGGACACCATTGATACTTTTGACCAG gggttgGGCCGGAGGAAGTGCCTAGATGAGCAGCGTCAGCATAGCTCTcacttctgtctgtgtcatgATGACAGCATGAACAGTTTAGGACAAAAGGCGCAGGATTTCTCGGTCTACCAGACTGACTACCCACCCCATCAGGAGACGAGGGGCTCTCAAAAAAGGCGTTTCCCCAGAGACCACCTGGAGAAGTCAGGTGCTGCCACTGTCGATCATTCCGGAGATGTCTTCATGTGGTTTGGGAGACATGACTCAGACGACCGGTTGCCTCTTCATGTTCTGGCGGCAACCAACCATTCCTTGCCCTCACAGTCCAACCACTCTCGTCACAGCAAAAATTAA